The sequence AGGCTGgccagcctctctctctctccctctctcttcctcctcactttggctgttttcttcctcctcttcctctctctcacaGTTGCTGCAGTCAATAGCCCACTTGTCAGCTCTGTATTGGCTTCTAGGCAGACAGGTTGGTGGAGCTTTCTCTGCAATGACACCAAGTCCCACGCACAGTTTCTTCTGGCTGCAAAAGGGAAGGCAAGTTAAGTTGGTTTATATTTCACTCCAAGGCAGCAGAGTCCTTGAAAAAACCCACGACACAACAATAACAACCCTCTCATTATGCTGTGACAACTACAGAAACTCAGGAGCTTACAGTAACAACCATCAATCCTCTGTTAACATTTAATCAGTGCAGCACGACCATCACAGTGAAGCTTTTCTTAGGGAATTTCAAAAGCGGGCTAAAAAGGTCATTTATTACAGATTAACCTTAAAACTGATTGTATGAATGTGCATAATTATCTCTGATTTCTTCTAGATCTTACCTTAGAAACTCTCTTTCTTTGCCATAGAAGTCATTTGTTACAGGTATAGGATAAACAGCATGCACAGAGTAATGTTGGTAATAGAGATTAGCATTTGTGTGCATTTTAGTcattgccatgttttttttctccactgccACTAGAGGTCATTTTTATAATTAATGGTTCTCAGAGTGGTTACTGATGGATGCATCTGTCTGGTTGAAGCTACATCTACCATTTTCAACTTAAAACTCCAGCCAACTAAAATGTGTAATGATGCCCCTACATGACCTTCAAAAGCATGAGAGGCCCTCAGTGAGATGATTCATTTTCATAGTTACTTTTCTTGCTTGTACCTGCTACCACAGCAAACATGTCAGACAAGGTGATAGTGaaacagcttttatttacattctcCATGGTCAGGGTTCATGATGAGTGATAGGTTGGAAGATTAAAAGTGAGCAGGCTGAGCTCATCCAATGAAAAATAACCCAGCCCAGAGAGATTAGAGGGGTGACCTCAACCATAGAGGTGTCCAAAAGTGACACAAACATGAAGTTCCTCAAAGAAGCTGCTGCATGTAAGGACAACAATGGGGAAAGTTAGTTTATACATTGATTTTTGGTCAGGTAGGTTTCTTCTAATTCAGTGGTCACCACTCACCAATTAAAGACCCACTTTGAGATTAACAAGGAAAACAAGATCTACCTGCACAAatacacagagaaaaataaatactcttCAACTGATGTAACCTATTCTTACAAGGTAGTGGATAAAGTCTTCAGTCTGCCAAAGTGAGGAAAAAGTAAGGACTGAAACAGTCATATGAGTTTATTTTAATCCTATTCTGTTTAAATCTTCACTGTTCTATGTTACTACAAATTTAAGAATTGCTGCCCATGTGTTCAAGtcaagcctgtggctcctttcccacatacctcttcctctctctctgactctatccactgtcctcctctcaagaataaaagcctaaaaagcccccaaaatatatctttaacaAAAAGTAATGactgcttttaaacatttttaaaaagaataacaaaaattttaacaacttttaCAGCTTTCCTCCTCAGGGTATGCAAGAGgggaggaaaataaaacaaaaataaaaatcaactcATGACAgtatttgtgtcaaaaaaagtCCTAAATATAtgtcattttgatgaaatgaaTCACTGAATATAAAGATTCATATGCCTTTTTTCTATGATAATATTAGTATTTAAGGAAAAGAAACATACTGTGTAATCAATCAGTAATGAAAGaaaactgtacaaaaaaaattgtttgcTATTGCTGCTGagaatcaaatttaagactttaagaCTCTTTAAGACATGTGCTAAGAAAAATTAATACTGTATTTTGTGCggtaaacaggcaaaaatgaaaGGTATGCGAGATTTCTCGGTAGACTGGACAGAGTTAAATTATCTGATTTAATTCACTGTTAATAAAATATCAACTGATAAAGGACAAAGAGATTCTTTGGTCTTAAAcacccaaatttgatgattttggGCGCATTCAATACATAAGATTTCAGTCCTCTCACtagtaaaaataagactttttatggccttaaatttaagaagtccaatttaagacttaagactttttaaggatctgcaggaatCCTGTGTTTATTATAGTCTACATGTTAATTATAAGACTgtattaaaaacactgaaagaaatgacaaaataagaTTATAAACTTTGAACTGAAATAAGGAAAGATATTTAGAGGGAATAAGCTAAAAAGTGTAATTTTCTATCACCATGTAAAAGGTATTTTAGGGATTGTTTTAAGCAAAGCTCCAACCAGAGGATAATAACAACGGCAGACCTATGCATGGCAGCCCATAGCCACATGGCTCCTTAACTTGAACACCATGATAGGTGAGGACAACGATGCAAATATGAAACACAGTTTCAACTGTATGACTATCCTGAACACTCAGACTTTGACATAATGGCAAACCAGTAGATTGTTGTCTACTGATTGACTCCTCTTCTAATCCAAAGACCCATTTAATAGGGATGTTTGATATTGAATTTTTTGCCTATCCAATATGCCATAGCCAGTAGCCAATATCAGCCCGATAATATCAGCCTACTGATCAGTTGTTCTGAtgctttatttatctttatttattatagGCTGAAGCTCAAACTTAGAAAAGTGTCACTTCAGGCTCTGGTAGTTTGGGTCTTCAATTATTCTTACATTATGATACAGATGATTGAATTGAGAGCATTGAGTAGCACAAAGGAAAGACACCACTATTTTAAAAAGGCTTGATAAGCACTACTCCATAGGTATGGTTGATCTTTACCATGGGGGTTCTCTGGctgattaaaaagcaaataGTTGCACGATTGACTGAATGAAAGGGGATCTGTCAGTGAAATGAGAGCATGAGTAAACGCTCTTGTGCTAATATCTCTGACATTTTATCCAAAATGGTGGTTTCGTGCATTATGGATCTTACCAGGCTGAAAAGTAGAGTCAAGGTTTAATCAAGGATCGCTGTTTAAAGCTCACAATTAATATTATAAAGGCCGATAGTTACAGCTTGCGTAGTCGACTGCACTGTCACAAAATTACAAACGAGACCAGGTTGAATCAATAATACAACACCTCTTATGTAGTCCTAGCTCCTCGTTTCGGTTTCTTACAATACACACCGACGTGCCAGTACTGTAACAAGAAGACTGGGTTTGAAAAGCATAAAATATGTTACCTGTATAATCCAGGATCACCCCAGTTTGAGGCACCTTGAGGCTAACAGCTGCTGGCACTCGCTTTCACTACACACCGTGCAGGGACACGGATTCATCCTGTGCGCTTAAACAGCAATTGTCACGACATAATTTAACGCAGATAAAAAGTACAATGACTTACAGTTACAGCAATATGGTAATGGTTCTTGGGTCTGGTCGTTGCGGTTTGTTGTTTGGCCGTTGTTGTCGTCTCCTGTACAGTTAATTAGGTCAGTATTCCTTTCGTTGGTACAGCTGATGTGACTGTGCGAGCGGTGGCAAGCCAATCAGCGTGATAAATACTACTTCCGGTCTGAGGATTCAAAGTAAAGCAAAAACTGACACAGCCGTTGGTATTTATTGTGGCCGTTTTGAGACATATGAGTAAAAACAACAGCTATCTATGATAAGGTAACTGTATAATGAATTAATTCTGGCTGTGTATGATTTTAATTGAGACGAATAATGATTATAGGCTTCCTCGTATCCAATCTTACATTGAATTTAAGCCGTTAAACATTAATCTGACTACTTCCGCCCTGCGCCGCCTGCCGAGAAAACGTCAAAAAGGTTCACCTTGACATAAAGAgctaattttttacattttgagcaTGTCTATGGCAAAAACTTGTGTTAGAAATAAAAGAACGTCTAAATTTCTCTGGCATAACCTTAACATTAAAGCGGCAGCGTTTCTCCAACGTTAAAGCACGGGCCAAAATGGCGCCTCCGCCTCCCAAGTATCTCAATTTTGATTGGTTTCTTGGAATGGTCAAGCGGTTGTCATTGGTTAGTTGTAGCGGAATGTTGACAGTTCTCTTCCGGGTTGTACTCGTGAGGGGATGTAGCGCGTGAAAGGGTTATCTACAAACCTGGAACGTTAATAACCGTCATTTTATATATTAACCGTTGTATTCTTGACAGCCGTTTTTTAAAATACCCAGCACGTCAACTGAAAAACATCGTTTGAATTTTTTGGTGTCGGCTTCGTCTCTTTTGTGCTACGACATGTTAGTCAGTTGGGTTTCGCTTACTTGTTTTCGTTATATTTTCGTCGGTATTCTGTTTAAATAGTCCCGTAATCCCGCAGGTCACAATGTCTGACAGTGCTGAAGTTAACGGTGCACCTGTCATGAGCAGCAGTCCTCCTGCAAAAGAGgagcagggaggaggagaaggtgGAGGAGGCTCGGAGAGGGATGGAGGGGGTGGTCTGACTGACTCCCAGACAGAGGTGTTGGAGAGGTGTCTTCATACACTCAAGCATGCTAAAAATGACAGTCACACGTTGGCTGCCCTCCTGCTGGTAAGTGTCCAGAGTAACCCTATTTTAGTCACACAGTATTAGCATTGTTGTTGTGTTAGCTGTTTACCAAGAAACGAGGGAATCTACAAATTATACCAGTGGTTGCTTTTCATTATAATGCAATATGtatcttttatttattgtcaAAGTAAATAGAATATCTATGTACTATGAACCAGGTAGATAAAGAAATGAATAATGGATAGCTGAGAAATAAAGTTTCTCAGCTATTCTAGCCTTTACTTTTTCTTTGACATAGTGTAGTTTAGCTAAATACCccccaaaaagtggcaaaacggctGAAAGGTGGCactatagtggcaaaaaaaaggttaaaaattgcaaaaatagccaaaaagtggcaaatgagGGTTTAAAATGTCAGGAAAGGGCAAAAacggcaagaatgggttaaaggtgatgaaaaaaagttgcaaaataggcagaaaatgtgtGGAAAGGATTTATAAAGTAGAACCACCAGTAAATATCAGAACACATTCATAGTTTGACACTATTTTCAGTTCACTGTTagtcaggatgctagcaccagtgctactgatccaacagaCATGCATTGTTACCGTCAGTAATTCACATCTGGGTAgggcccattctttgggtttgtcaggggcccagccaaatctgtgggctgGTCACAGGTACATGAATTGAAACTATAGCACaagcaccttttaaaaaaatataaagatcaTTAAGAATTAAAAGGATTCACAGCTATTTTCAAGTTTTACAAAGGTATAAAAATGAACTGAGTTGTACAAAGGAAGCAAGGGTTGCTTGTTCAGGTCTCAGCGATGACAACTTTCCACTCACTGTCTTTAGATAACTCGCCTTTGCCCTGCAAACCAGCTTGACAAACCCACCCTGAGGCGCATCTTCGAAGCCGTGGGTCTCAACCTTCCAGCTCGACTTTTGGTGACAGCGATCAGAGGTAGTGAGAACTCCGGTTTACCCCCACACGAGCTCCTCTCTCTGGGAACAGCTCTGTTGGCTGCACTAAGCACGGACCCAGACATGGCCGCCCATCCACAACTCCTCGCCACCATCCCACTCCTGCTGGGTGTTTTAGCGAACGGACAAGTGAACCAGGAAAAACAGGAGGGTCAGGAGAGCGATCCTGCCAATGTGGAAAAATCAGCTACTGAAAATAGTGAGCAAAAGGGTGATGATGACAGTGAAGTTAAGAACAAATCAGCATCACAGGAAAGCGCCTCCCCCTCTAAGCTAGATGAGGCCATGGCCGCTGACTGCTACCAGATTCTTGCAGCTGTGTGTGCCTTACCCAGAGGTCAAGACCAGCTCCTGAGCAGGGGAGCTGTTCCAGCTCTGTGCCAAGCACTGCATCAAAACCAGACTTTCAGCCGTGAGAGGGGGCTTCCTTTGTTAGGTTGCCTCCTCTCTGGTAAAACCAAAGACAAAGCATGGAATAAACACCCTGCAGAACTCCTCTCCTTGCTGGTGCAGCTCTCCAAAGACTTCTCCAAAGCAAGAGACCAGAGCAGGCTGGACATGTGTGCTCAGCTGGTCCAATTTCTGCCCCCAGCAGGTGAGGCAGTAGAGAATGAGGAGTTGAAGGGAGTTGTGTTCCAGGTATGGGGGGTATTGAGACCCATGTTGCAGGCTAAGTTGACACCTAGACAGATTGGACCAATACTGGTCCTCAGTGCTTGTCTGCTGGATTTGTTTGGTTGGGAGCTTGTGGGACCGCCAAAGTTCTGCTGCTTATTGGTGAACCGGGCTTGTGTGGAGGTCAGGATGGGTTTGGAGGAGCCGCCAGGTAGCGACGTGAGCCCAGAGCTGCAGCACACACTCACAGGTAGTGTGCTCATTTTTACTCTGAACAGttctctgtttgtctttgtttgtgtgCTTGTTCTGAgtaataaattaaaatctaaaCGTGTGCACCACCTGAGCTGTAAATCATTGATTATGGATATTGCTATTTTGGACATGAAAGTAGCATAAAGTTTGAGACAGTGGTTTAACTTTTTACAAATTTATGTTTATCTTCATCTTGTAATCAAGTAATATTATGCATAATAGAACAGCCTCCATTTATGTTGGGGTAAAACAATGATGAGAGAAAAACTGGCTGAAATTTTGATCCTCTGAAAAAATACTATGAGCTGTAGCTCAGTGTTCTGCTTTGTATTTGTGGTAGTAAATGTGGTAAATGCTCTGGCtgacatgtctttgtttttttatcaacCACTTCTGGGTCATACAACAGTTCAAAAGCTATTATCCTGAAACCATGTTGTAAAGGTTTGATGTTGATCTACTCTAAACTCATCCTTTTGTTTCTTCCCAGGCTGTTACCGGATCATGGAGGCTGCTATCGAGCAGGCCTGCTGTATGGGAGTATCACAGACCTCTGCACCCAATCCTCCGAGCTCTTCCTCATCACTCAGTCTGCAGCAGAGCAGGCAGGTCCTTGGGGTGCTGGAGGAGACTTTCTCTGCGCTTATATACTATCTTCAGCAGGTGAGAGGATGAAATTAAGGTTCATTTCAATACAGAAAGCTAATTGATCCATTCTATACATAGAATCACTAAGTTCCTTCATCCTACTTTTATAAAAAAGGGACAAACCCTTAGATAACAACGTCTGAAAAGATACTGTTATTTACCTTGGCAGGGATATGagaaattcattttaaatcacaaaatctAGGGCTAAAAGAAGTATTCCAGCTGAAAGAAACTGAGAACATCTCCAAAATTTAACTACCATTACAAACTTTTTGTTGGCCAAGTTTGAGGATTTGGTTCCTTAGTTTCATTTTCCAAAAGTAAGTTGGACGTTTTAAGATCTTGCTCTGCTACTGGGGGAAACCTGGGTATGTTGATGGTAATTTTCATTGTATTGTAATCTTTAATAGACCTATattgttttaatcaagaaaataaTCCTCAGTTCATGAATGAAAAAGATTGTTGCAGCCATACTTGCAAACTAGGCCATTTTCCTCATTAAAGGATGCTGTAAATATGACTAGATTTCCATCCTTCTTTTCAGTCCTAGCTATTTTTTACTTGACAAGAAAATAAGAAGTGAAGATGCAGTGCCAGGGGGAAACTTTAGGTATCAAGTGTTGAGGGAGACTAGCGAGTTTTTAAGAGCACAGCAAGAGTAAAATTTGAACCTGAAACTTGAAATACCATACATTTTGAATATGTAGGAATACTTCCCCATTatactaataaaaataaaaggtaaaatcaAATCATGTAATTAGTCTCCATCAAGATTTCAAACTTCGATAAGGATGGTGCACTGTGAATTATTATTTAACCTATTACAACTCTCCTTACTGCTTCTTTCTTGTCTATTATTGGTCCCGTAGGTGGATCGAAGTCGCTATGGTGACCCTTTTGTTTTCGCCACCTTTCGCTCTCTGTGCTCATGGCTGGCTGAGGAGACATCCTGTCTGAAGGAGGAAGTGACCGGACTTTTGCCCTTTCTGATTGGCTACTCCCGCAGCCATCTGCAGGGTGAGAGCACAGAGCAAGGCCTCTCTGATTGGATGGCTGAGCTATCTgtcagagaggagacagaggcgTGGACAGGAAAAGAAGCTCTGAGGTGAAATGATCAAACACATCAttgcaaaacaataaaaaatcattATAGATTCAGCAGTGCTTTAATTTCATGCACTGaatctttctccctctctttagGTATCTTCTTCCTGCTCTGTGCCACCTGTCAGCAGAAGAAGGTCCCAGGAAGGTGCTGCTCACCCTCGACACCCCAGCATTGCTGGTGGACTTTCTGTGTCAGTGCTGGACTTTTCTCAAAGGGAAAAGTGGTGGCGTGTCTAACAGGGATCCCAGCATGGAAACTGCCTGCTCTGCCATCCTTAACTTTACTGTTACAGAACCAGAGAGAGTCAGGTAGCTGcttgacaaaaacaaaggctCAGCTCAAAGCTGCAAATTGTTTTTAAGTGAATACTATCTGtttgaacatattttaaaatcctcATTAATGCTAATAATTCATGGCAACATAATGTCTCTCTTCTTGTCATCTAGGAAGGATCCATGTTTCAAAAAGCTTGAGTCTCTCCTGGGTGAAGCACTACCTGTTTTGGTTCATAAACCTCGCCTGCTGGTTCTAACAGCTAATTACTGCACATTGGGGCTAATGATTGGAAGACTCAAATCAGCTCTATCAGGTGAAATGCTTTTCTGTATCATGCTAAATTACACACttgattttcatgatttttacaTATACATATTGCAAGTTGTGATGATGTGAATTCCTTGtatgttatatttatttttccatcacttATGACAGTGTCCTGTTTAAGTGTTTGTAAACTAGCCTATTACAAAAGACGACATTTTACTGTTATGGTAAGAAAACAACTGTTCTGTTCAGATAGCCCAGCCAGCAATCATGGGCAGCATTCatattcaaagtgcaattaAAAAGACACAACTGAACTCAATTAAGATGAATAGTTAATGTAATTGACAAACCTCTTGTTGTATCACCTGCTGAGCAAAAAGGGGGCCGTATCCCTGCAACCTGAGATGAAACAGCCATCACTGATACCATTATCTTCTCTCAAGCTATTCCCTCTCTAGATGTTAGCCCAGGGGAAGGCAGACTAACTGAGCTGTTTGATGGGCAGGATCTCTGCTTCACACAACGTACTTTTACAACCCTCCTTGTAATGTTGATTGAGCTTTTCCCAGCATTAATAAGTCAATCTGATGGCCGTTAATGAAGTGAAATTGCTGGCTACGGTGCCCAGTAAATCCTGGTctcttttaaatgtaatatcTCAGTGTATTGGTTTTCAGAAGCCTTAAATTTATCCAGCAGCATAAGAAATATGGTTTGTCCTCTtacttttagcctttttttttgacggaaaggaaatataaataaacatgtattttgCTGGATCCCAGTAATTCAacatgatagatagatagatagatagatagatagatagatagatagatagatagatagaaactttattaatccttttCCAGGAAATTGCTTTTGctcacagcagcaaaaacatttgGACAGCCCATCATCAAAaagacacataaacacacataatTGACAtatattcataaataaaactagCCTATACACATGCGcacaaatgtaaaaacacacatacatccatacatatGTTCCTACACAAGCACATACACACCACATAATAAAATCTTACAGTGCAAAAAGCGCGGTGTGCAAACAGAGCTTTCTGTaatgaagtgataaaaaatggttaagagaTGGAGCTAAACTATTTGAGAAATGACAAGCCTAAAAATTCCTTAAAAACCATGTATACAAAAAATTATAGTAGCATATAAAAAGAAAGCTATTGcacattaaaaagtcttatGACTGCTGGCAGAAAGGACTTCTGGTAGCATTCAGTCCTGCCCCTTGGGGGGATCAGCCTGTGACTGAATGTGCTCTGTCGAAACACCCCAAGAGTGTGAAGTGGGTGTGACATATTGTTTATTATTGAGTTCAGTTTATTGAGCATTCGCACCTCAGCCACATGCTCAATTTTGTCCTGCTGGGCTCCGATGATGgagtctgcttttttttttaaccaatttgttGACTCTGTTCTTATCTGCTGAGTGAGAGGCCTCCCCCCAGCAGACCACCCCAAAGAAAAGAGTACTGGCCACAACAGTCTTATAAAAGGTGGATAACAGAGGTTTTGGGATGTTAAAAGAGCGTAGCCTCCTCAGGAAGTACAACCTGCTCTGACCCTTCTTGCACAGAGTGTTCATGTGGCTGGACCAGTCCAGCTGCACTCCCAGGTATTTGTAGTTGGAGACCAGCTCCACTGCTGTGCCACTGATGGTAACTGGGTGAGGCTCAGCCTTCCTCCTCCTGAAGTCCACGaccatttcctttgtttttgaaatgttgagCTGTAGATGGTTTTCACTGCACCAGATGATGACGCTTGTTAACAAGAGATGGAAGACTATTctatatttttgatgttttcatgacCCCTAGAGGCCAAAGTTAATAGCAGTCAAGAGCATGTTCCACTGCAGgatatatttgaaaaatgaatttgtctatttcttgttttgaaagcatttcatttctgcttattttttatctttatacaAGATTTTGCTGGGAAAACTATGAATTTcttttaatgagaaaaacagcCACTATgattatacatttaaaatgtttagaaacttttttttttctcacagcaTTGGCAACTATTTTCACTAATTACAAGCAATTTAGGCTTTAtaatatcttgaaataagatgatTATCTAAACCTGTTAACTGAAGGTGGCTCATATTAAGTGTTGATTACAAATAAGACAACTGTACTTAGAGATGCATACCATTCAGAGTGAAATATAAGAACTTGTCTGTTATTGGCAGTTTTGGTTTAGGAATATTAGGCTGCACTAACGGTGCATTTTTTTGTTCCAGGTTCAGTTGAAGCCAGTCAGAGACGCTTCTTCTCCTCAGCTCTCCGGTTCCTCCGGAGTGCTCTGGACTCCGGCTCCAGCCCCGGCCCAGTGAAGTTGAGCTCCGGCTGGGAGGAGAGCTGGGACGAGGTGGAGGAGCTGTGGAGGCTGAGTCTACAGGCTCTGGGTGGCTGTGTCCGTGCTCAGCCTTGGATCACCACACTGGTCAGAGAGGAAGGTTggctcaaacacacactctccaTGTTGAGTCAGTGTAGCGCTCTGCCTGACCAGCACACACAGGGGGCGCTAGAGGAGGCTCTGTGTGCAATGGCAGACCAGTGCCCAGTGTGTAAACAGGAGATCAGAGACACAATGAGAAATGATAGAGGAGCTTTGAGCAGCATGGAGAACCTGAAGAAGGCTGTGGGATGGAAGTGAAACCAAGAACTGGGCTTTTCTAGGAGGAAAAGTTGTAATAAAGGAGGGCTGTTACCACCATAGTTATGTGTTTGTGTACTTTACAGACATGTCTGATTTATCACCTGCTGCTCCACATCTTCTCTTAAGGAATGACAAGAGCCCACACATACATCTCTCTTTGCAAATGACATTgcttcaaaaagaaaacacatttatttttacagttgaATCCAGTGTAAAGGCTTCACAGATGTAGAAGTGTCCTATGTCTTGTAGATGTCTTATGGATAACTGCTTCAATAAAGAgctattttgttagaaaaacaaCCACACTCTTTTGCGCTTatgtttcttcctcttcttgtaGGTTTGACCAGTTATAACTTTAGCCATCATCTGATTTAACTTTTGTTCTGAAGCAAACATGCAGTCATGCAATTATGAACTCCATTTGTGATAActcatcattttctttctcaAGTTCCCTGcatatttttcttattattataggataaaaaaggacattttccaAGTATAATGAATAAATCTGTCATCAGGATTAAAAGCTTGTTATGGGATCATTCTTTTGTgatctagaacagtggttcccaaccttatTCCGCTGAGGCCCCCATTCTGTATTTAATAAATGCTGATGCAGcactaaagacaaaaaagatgcCATGcagtcaaaaatcaacataaattttaactgtttcaatGACAAAACCCAAATGAAATAAGTCTACACGTTATTCTTACCTAAAAACCTTTGAATAAACTTCTCAACTCCATATGTGTAGATCTAACTTTGACAACCTCAGCGCATCCTCCCCTGAGATCTTGGTCCTGCCCTGGGGgtcccaggttgggaaccaaagACCAAGAAAACAGACCAGACTGTAATATTCCCTACTACCATTATCCAACGTGATGAGGTAAGTTAAgcctgtttctgtttgttttatgagGATAAGAAATCAGTCAAGCTCACAAGAAAACTGTAAATTTTTTTGTCACGGACAAATAGAACAAATTGTACTATTCAACCTTAATAAGACATTATTTAATGCCAGCCTTATGCCAAGCCAGTAAAGTGTTTTAATTCTTTCAGACTATTTTTAATGAGAGATCACTGAAATTAGATAACAATGAAACTGGTGTCCATATGTTTTAAGTCAGCTTTTTGCTTTTCTTACAGGTTGGTGAGAATCAAATATGTtcatttccatcatttttttttggtCTATGGTCAATTTAATGTTAATGATTCACATTTTC comes from Cheilinus undulatus linkage group 16, ASM1832078v1, whole genome shotgun sequence and encodes:
- the ncdn gene encoding neurochondrin, encoding MSDSAEVNGAPVMSSSPPAKEEQGGGEGGGGSERDGGGGLTDSQTEVLERCLHTLKHAKNDSHTLAALLLITRLCPANQLDKPTLRRIFEAVGLNLPARLLVTAIRGSENSGLPPHELLSLGTALLAALSTDPDMAAHPQLLATIPLLLGVLANGQVNQEKQEGQESDPANVEKSATENSEQKGDDDSEVKNKSASQESASPSKLDEAMAADCYQILAAVCALPRGQDQLLSRGAVPALCQALHQNQTFSRERGLPLLGCLLSGKTKDKAWNKHPAELLSLLVQLSKDFSKARDQSRLDMCAQLVQFLPPAGEAVENEELKGVVFQVWGVLRPMLQAKLTPRQIGPILVLSACLLDLFGWELVGPPKFCCLLVNRACVEVRMGLEEPPGSDVSPELQHTLTGCYRIMEAAIEQACCMGVSQTSAPNPPSSSSSLSLQQSRQVLGVLEETFSALIYYLQQVDRSRYGDPFVFATFRSLCSWLAEETSCLKEEVTGLLPFLIGYSRSHLQGESTEQGLSDWMAELSVREETEAWTGKEALRYLLPALCHLSAEEGPRKVLLTLDTPALLVDFLCQCWTFLKGKSGGVSNRDPSMETACSAILNFTVTEPERVRKDPCFKKLESLLGEALPVLVHKPRLLVLTANYCTLGLMIGRLKSALSGSVEASQRRFFSSALRFLRSALDSGSSPGPVKLSSGWEESWDEVEELWRLSLQALGGCVRAQPWITTLVREEGWLKHTLSMLSQCSALPDQHTQGALEEALCAMADQCPVCKQEIRDTMRNDRGALSSMENLKKAVGWK